The DNA window GTCCCGCAGGATCACGACGTTCACATCGGTCCCGCTCGCGCGAAACACGTTCGGTGCGACTTCTTCCACGGGCCCCACAGTATCGAACTCGGGTGATTCGAAGTCTTGAACGCCCAGCGTGCGGCGGTGCGGCGTCCAGTCTCCGGTGATGTGGACCGTTGACCGGACCGCCCCCCGATCCGAGGATTCTCGGCATGACCACTGTCGCCGACACCCACGCGCCCCGGCATGCCCTCGAGGCCTGCTGCCGGTGTGCCCGCTGTCCGCGTCCGTTCTGATCCACCGTCCCGCGCTGCGCGGGCCCGCTCACCGCCCACCACCGCAGGCGGCTCGGGCGCTCGTCTCGACCTTTTCCGTATCGGAGGTTTTCCATGCGTCGTTCGACGCGAACACGTTTCGTTCTCGCGGCCCTGACAGCCGTGTCTGCGCTGACGGTCGGTGCCTGCAGCAGTTCCGGCGCGTCGGAACCGTCCGACACCGCCGGCAACCCGCAGGCCAGCGTCACGCTGCGCATCGGGGACCAGGTGAAGGGCACCCAGTCGCTGTTGGAGGCGGCCGGCGCGCTCGACGACCTCGACTACCGGATCGAGTGGTCCACGTTCGAGGCCGGCCCGCCGTTGCTGGAAGCACTGGGCGCCAACAAGATCGATGCCGGCAGCACCGGCGACGTGCCGCCCGTGTTCGCCCAGGCCAACGGCAATTCCGGGCGTATCGTCGCGGTCCAGGCGCGGACCGGTGCCAACGACTTCCTCCTGGTGCCCGCGAACTCGACGGCGTCGTCCATCGCCGATCTGAAGGGCAAGAGGATCGCGGTGACACAGGGTTCGAGCTCGCACGGACTGGTGCTGGGACTGCTCGAACAGGCCGGGCTTCCCGTCTCGGACTTCCAGTTCCAGTTCCTCGGTCCCGCGGACGCCCTGAGTGCGTTCACGGCCGGCCAGGTCGACGCGTGGGCGGTCTGGAATCCGTACTCGACCATCGGGCAGAACACCGCCGGCGCCAAGGTGATCGCCGACGGCAGCGAGGTCACCACCGGGCAGACGTACTTCTCCGCCGCGTCGGACGCACTGGCCGATCCGGCGAAGTCGGCGGCCCTGGCCGACTTCTTCGGACGGTTGTCGCGCGCCCAGGTGTGGGCGGACACGCACCCCGAGGCGTGGGTGCCGATCTTCGCGAAGCTGACCAAGCTGCCCGAGGACGTCGCGCAGGCATCCTTCGACACGTCCAAGGGGCACTATGTGCCCATCGACGGCGACCGCATCGCGAAGCAGCAGAAGCTGATCGACCTGTTCGCCGCCGGGGGACTGCTGAAGCAGGCCCCGGTGGCGGCCGACTGGTTCGACGCCAGGTTCAACGACCGGATCGAGGCGGGGACGAAATGACCGCCGTCCTGACGAAGGAAGTGTCGGCGGCCGGCGCGCCCGGGAGCGCCGCCCCGGCGCGGACCGCGCGCACGAAACGCTCGTGGAAGCCGCTGCTGCGTCTCGTCTCGCCGCTGCTGCTCCTGGTGTTGTGGCAGGTGGTCA is part of the Rhodococcus sp. SGAir0479 genome and encodes:
- a CDS encoding ABC transporter substrate-binding protein, whose product is MSALTVGACSSSGASEPSDTAGNPQASVTLRIGDQVKGTQSLLEAAGALDDLDYRIEWSTFEAGPPLLEALGANKIDAGSTGDVPPVFAQANGNSGRIVAVQARTGANDFLLVPANSTASSIADLKGKRIAVTQGSSSHGLVLGLLEQAGLPVSDFQFQFLGPADALSAFTAGQVDAWAVWNPYSTIGQNTAGAKVIADGSEVTTGQTYFSAASDALADPAKSAALADFFGRLSRAQVWADTHPEAWVPIFAKLTKLPEDVAQASFDTSKGHYVPIDGDRIAKQQKLIDLFAAGGLLKQAPVAADWFDARFNDRIEAGTK